A genome region from Thalassococcus arenae includes the following:
- a CDS encoding CatB-related O-acetyltransferase produces MPFPQPDEMHPVQLVGGGRHKGTVFLKAVLNHPRIAVGDYTYMSAHDDLCDPDQIAARLAPYLFAFSPERLVIGKFCQIADGVRIITASANHRRDGLSTFPFAIFDGGAADGRPSMPAPGPDTIIGNDVWLGAGATVMPGARIGDGVIVAAGAVVTGSAAPYTVIGGNPAQVIRRRLPATAAARMQALAWWDWPIDHILEHEALICGTDLDALEAAAPRRA; encoded by the coding sequence ATGCCGTTTCCACAGCCTGACGAAATGCATCCCGTTCAACTGGTCGGCGGCGGTCGCCACAAGGGCACGGTCTTTTTGAAAGCCGTTTTGAACCATCCCCGGATAGCCGTGGGCGACTACACGTACATGTCGGCCCATGACGATCTTTGCGACCCCGATCAGATCGCGGCGCGGCTGGCGCCTTATCTGTTTGCCTTTTCGCCCGAACGTCTCGTCATCGGCAAGTTCTGCCAGATCGCCGACGGCGTCCGGATCATCACCGCCAGCGCCAATCACCGGCGCGACGGGCTGTCGACCTTCCCTTTCGCCATCTTCGATGGCGGTGCCGCGGATGGGAGGCCCAGCATGCCGGCACCCGGTCCGGACACGATCATCGGCAACGATGTCTGGTTGGGGGCCGGCGCGACCGTGATGCCGGGTGCGCGGATCGGAGATGGGGTGATCGTCGCAGCGGGCGCCGTCGTGACGGGCAGTGCCGCGCCCTACACGGTCATCGGCGGAAACCCTGCGCAGGTAATCCGCCGCCGATTGCCAGCGACCGCGGCTGCGCGCATGCAGGCGCTGGCCTGGTGGGATTGGCCGATCGATCATATCCTCGAGCATGAAGCCCTGATCTGCGGCACCGATCTGGACGCCCTCGAAGCCGCCGCGCCCCGCCGCGCTTGA
- a CDS encoding helix-turn-helix transcriptional regulator → MQPHFDHTRVLSDLIGLVYDSALETDQWRRLLEGICDLFPGHMAITGTFDGPHFVGLYTPSGFVTERFKAEYDENWYDGHFIGDQADYATERAEILRRDPPTLGRVRSSRDWYTDEEYRQSEFSRIFMEPGGTGHWTSLLFALNGARLAAFLFFEIDDDPAEKDAAGLRSLLETLSPHVVRATRIARALHMAKEAAETYKGFLDAIALPLMITDRDGILQTANSAGLRLLERGELLKLTAHGRLSMVDPDGSEGLYSVLRAVRKDDGPHGFRIDHHDGEVSLCVAPFHPAMSTHLMSERDVFDCEQLLAIFAGTHGAFRLNAGLLRDVFQLTDREAEICAAMVTGRSPAQIADRSGRAEKTIRNQIQSVYDKIGVNSNRELAEALSVFRTVGAMFDSDDPYLFRPRSLPRQ, encoded by the coding sequence GTGCAGCCGCATTTCGACCATACGCGTGTGCTCAGCGACTTGATCGGGCTGGTCTACGACTCGGCATTGGAGACGGACCAGTGGCGCAGGCTGCTGGAAGGTATCTGCGATCTGTTCCCCGGCCACATGGCGATTACCGGCACGTTCGACGGACCGCATTTCGTCGGTCTCTATACACCTTCGGGCTTTGTCACCGAACGGTTCAAGGCCGAATACGACGAAAACTGGTATGACGGGCACTTCATCGGCGACCAGGCCGACTATGCCACCGAGCGGGCCGAGATTCTGCGCCGCGATCCGCCGACACTCGGACGCGTCCGCAGCTCGCGCGACTGGTACACGGACGAAGAATACCGGCAATCCGAGTTCAGCAGGATTTTCATGGAGCCGGGCGGAACCGGCCACTGGACGTCGCTGCTGTTCGCCCTGAACGGCGCGCGGCTGGCCGCGTTCCTGTTCTTCGAAATCGACGACGACCCGGCCGAAAAGGACGCCGCCGGTCTGCGATCCCTGTTGGAAACACTGTCGCCCCATGTCGTCCGGGCAACGCGGATCGCTCGTGCCTTGCACATGGCGAAAGAAGCCGCCGAGACCTACAAGGGATTTCTCGACGCCATAGCACTGCCACTGATGATCACCGACCGCGACGGCATTCTGCAAACCGCGAATTCCGCGGGGCTGCGGCTTCTCGAACGCGGCGAGTTGCTGAAACTGACGGCGCATGGACGTTTGTCCATGGTGGACCCGGACGGTTCCGAAGGCCTTTATTCCGTGCTGCGGGCGGTTCGAAAGGACGACGGTCCGCATGGGTTTCGCATCGATCATCACGATGGCGAGGTTTCGCTGTGCGTCGCGCCATTCCATCCCGCCATGTCGACCCACCTGATGTCGGAACGGGATGTCTTCGACTGTGAACAGCTCTTGGCGATCTTTGCTGGAACGCATGGCGCATTCCGGCTCAACGCGGGGCTTTTGCGGGATGTCTTCCAGTTGACGGACCGCGAAGCAGAAATCTGCGCGGCGATGGTGACCGGACGCAGCCCGGCGCAGATCGCCGATCGCTCCGGTCGGGCCGAAAAGACCATCCGCAACCAGATCCAGTCCGTCTACGACAAGATCGGCGTCAATTCGAACCGCGAATTGGCCGAAGCTCTTTCGGTCTTCCGCACCGTAGGCGCGATGTTCGACAGCGACGATCCCTATCTTTTCCGCCCCAGAAGCCTGCCGCGACAGTGA
- a CDS encoding Hint domain-containing protein: MPFIAIYDWSMFTLPAGLPFANIEGDTHANAPDAPDYQSANPTWIGETFTFNGGTPTQIDITDDDGVFEDGYVETGAAQTLTSDVTINGTLYTAGSVVQNEFSMVDAAGNQVFVVAINGVNVGFTYALGDAPSTGQTFTPAHGLDGDPADSSAGYGSSSQSYNGIVCYASGTLIRTPQGDRPVETLRVGDAVMTLDRGAQIIRWVGAKTLTGNQLRDADKPIRFGVDALGPGQPTLPLAVSPNHRILLPAPMLRGHVAERGVLAPAKALLALPRVRRMRGKRRVTYHHVLLDRHGILIANGVAAESFYPGVMALHMLPDAECADLMRTVARLVQNPGRGYGPLAREALSVRDCEARLRTNGWRRHAVAKRKRAP, translated from the coding sequence ATGCCCTTCATTGCCATATACGACTGGTCGATGTTCACCCTGCCCGCCGGCCTTCCCTTCGCGAATATCGAGGGCGACACGCATGCCAATGCCCCGGACGCGCCCGACTATCAGTCCGCCAACCCCACCTGGATCGGTGAAACCTTCACCTTCAACGGCGGCACGCCCACGCAAATCGACATCACCGACGACGACGGCGTGTTCGAAGACGGCTATGTCGAAACCGGCGCCGCCCAGACGCTGACCAGCGATGTCACCATCAACGGCACGCTCTACACCGCCGGATCGGTGGTGCAGAACGAATTCTCGATGGTCGACGCTGCCGGCAACCAGGTTTTCGTCGTCGCCATCAACGGGGTCAACGTGGGTTTCACCTATGCCCTCGGCGATGCGCCCAGCACCGGACAGACCTTCACGCCGGCGCACGGGCTGGACGGCGATCCGGCCGACAGTTCGGCCGGCTACGGATCGTCCTCGCAATCCTACAACGGCATCGTCTGCTATGCGTCGGGCACGCTGATCCGAACGCCGCAGGGCGACCGTCCGGTCGAAACCCTGCGTGTCGGCGACGCCGTGATGACGCTGGACCGCGGCGCGCAGATCATCCGCTGGGTCGGCGCCAAGACACTGACGGGCAACCAACTGCGCGACGCCGACAAACCGATCCGCTTCGGCGTGGACGCCCTGGGCCCCGGCCAACCGACGCTACCCTTGGCGGTGTCGCCCAATCACCGCATCTTGCTGCCGGCACCGATGCTGCGCGGCCATGTCGCCGAAAGGGGCGTCCTGGCTCCGGCCAAGGCTTTGCTGGCGCTGCCCCGCGTGCGCCGGATGCGCGGCAAACGCCGCGTCACCTATCACCACGTCCTGCTCGACCGCCACGGTATCCTGATCGCCAACGGCGTGGCGGCCGAGTCCTTCTATCCCGGCGTCATGGCGCTGCACATGTTGCCCGACGCCGAATGCGCCGATCTCATGCGTACCGTGGCGCGGCTGGTGCAGAACCCCGGTCGGGGCTACGGCCCGCTGGCGCGCGAGGCGCTGAGCGTGCGGGATTGCGAAGCGCGCCTTCGCACGAACGGATGGCGACGCCATGCAGTGGCGAAACGAAAAAGGGCGCCGTGA
- the rpoB gene encoding DNA-directed RNA polymerase subunit beta → MAQSFLGQKRLRRYYGKIREVLEMPNLIEVQKSSYELFLKSGDQPQPSDGEGIKGVFQSVFPIKDFNETAVLEFVNYELEKPKYDVEECMQRDMTYSAPLKVTLRLIVFDVDEDTGAKSVKDIKEQDVFMGDMPLMTPNGTFIVNGTERVIVSQMHRSPGVFFDHDKGKTHSSGKLLFACRIIPYRGSWLDFEFDAKDIVFARIDRRRKLPVTTLLYALGLDQEGIMDAYYETVTYRLRKGEGWATKFFPERVRGTRPAFDLVDADSGEVIGEAGKKVTPRAVKKLIDEGKVKNLLVPFEQIVGKFAAKDIINEENGAIYVEAGDELTWTVDKDGDVTGGSLKELIDAGITEIPVLDIDNITVGAYMRNTMAQDKNMNRDTALMDIYRVMRPGEPPTVEAASALFDTLFFDSERYDLSAVGRVKMNMRLNLDKPDTQRTLDREDIVACIKALVELRDGKGDIDDIDHLGNRRVRSVGELMENQYRVGLLRMERAIKERMSSVEIDTVMPQDLINAKPAAAAVREFFGSSQLSQFMDQTNPLSEVTHKRRLSALGPGGLTRERAGFEVRDVHPTHYGRMCPIETPEGPNIGLINSLATFARVNKYGFIETPYRVVKEGQVTDEVHYMSATEEMRHTVAQANATLDEAGKFVNDLVSTRQAGDYTLAPRENVDLIDVSPKQLVSVAASLIPFLENDDANRALMGSNMQRQAVPTLRSEAPLIGTGIEEIVARDSGAAVLANRAGIIDQVDAQRIVIRATEDLDPGDPGVDIYRMRKFQRSNQNTCINQNPLVKVGQMVEKGEVIADGPSTDMGELALGKNVVVAFMPWNGYNYEDSILISERIARDDVFTSIHIEEFEVAARDTKLGPEEITRDIPNVGEEALRNLDEAGIVYIGADVQPGDILVGKITPKGESPMTPEEKLLRAIFGEKASDVRDTSLRVKPGDYGTVVEVRVFNRHGVDKDERALQIEREEVESLARDRDDELAILDRNIYARLNSMIMGKVAVKGPKGIKPNSEITEELLQSLTRGQWWQLALEDEQDAKNVEALHDQYEAQKRALDARFEDKVEKVRRGDDLPPGVMKMVKVFIAVKRKLQPGDKMAGRHGNKGVISKVVPMEDMPFLADGTPVDFCLNPLGVPSRMNVGQILETHMGWAARGLGLKIDEALSEYRRSGDLTPVREAMKIAYGDEVYEEGIKGMSEDQLVEAAGNVVNGVPIATPVFDGAKEADVNDALTRAGFDTSGQSILFDGRTGEQFSRPVTVGVKYLLKLHHLVDDKIHARSTGPYSLVTQQPLGGKAQFGGQRFGEMEVWALEAYGAAYTLQEMLTVKSDDVAGRTKVYESIVKGEDNFEAGVPESFNVLVKEVRGLGLNMELLDAEEDE, encoded by the coding sequence ATGGCGCAAAGCTTCCTTGGCCAGAAACGTCTTCGTCGTTACTACGGCAAGATCCGCGAAGTGCTGGAAATGCCGAACCTCATCGAGGTTCAGAAATCCAGCTACGAACTGTTCCTGAAATCCGGCGACCAGCCCCAGCCCAGCGACGGCGAGGGCATCAAGGGCGTGTTCCAGTCGGTCTTCCCGATCAAGGATTTCAACGAGACCGCGGTTCTGGAGTTCGTCAACTACGAACTGGAGAAGCCGAAATACGACGTCGAAGAATGCATGCAGCGCGACATGACCTACAGCGCGCCGCTGAAGGTCACGCTGCGGCTGATCGTGTTCGACGTGGACGAGGATACCGGCGCCAAGTCGGTCAAGGACATCAAGGAACAGGACGTCTTCATGGGCGACATGCCCCTGATGACCCCGAACGGAACGTTCATCGTGAACGGCACCGAACGGGTTATCGTGTCCCAGATGCACCGTTCGCCCGGCGTGTTCTTCGACCATGACAAGGGCAAGACCCATTCCTCGGGCAAGCTGTTGTTCGCCTGCCGGATCATTCCCTATCGCGGGTCGTGGCTGGATTTCGAATTCGACGCCAAGGACATCGTGTTCGCCCGCATCGACCGGCGCCGGAAGCTGCCGGTGACGACGCTGCTTTATGCCCTGGGCCTGGACCAGGAAGGCATCATGGATGCCTATTACGAAACCGTCACCTATCGCCTGCGCAAGGGGGAAGGCTGGGCGACGAAGTTCTTCCCGGAACGGGTCCGCGGCACCCGCCCGGCCTTTGATCTGGTCGACGCCGACAGCGGCGAAGTGATCGGCGAGGCCGGCAAGAAGGTCACGCCGCGCGCCGTGAAGAAACTGATCGACGAAGGCAAGGTCAAGAACCTGCTGGTGCCTTTCGAACAGATCGTGGGCAAGTTCGCTGCCAAGGACATCATCAACGAAGAAAACGGCGCCATCTATGTCGAGGCGGGTGACGAACTGACCTGGACCGTCGACAAGGACGGCGACGTGACGGGCGGCAGCCTGAAGGAGCTGATCGACGCCGGCATCACCGAGATCCCGGTTCTGGACATCGACAACATCACCGTCGGCGCCTACATGCGCAACACGATGGCGCAGGACAAGAACATGAACCGCGACACCGCGCTCATGGATATCTACCGCGTCATGCGCCCCGGCGAACCGCCGACCGTCGAAGCGGCCTCGGCGCTGTTCGACACGCTGTTCTTCGACAGCGAACGCTATGACCTGTCCGCCGTGGGCCGGGTCAAGATGAACATGCGCCTGAATCTGGACAAGCCGGACACGCAGCGCACGCTCGACCGCGAGGATATCGTGGCCTGCATCAAGGCGCTGGTCGAACTGCGCGACGGCAAGGGCGATATCGACGACATCGACCACCTCGGCAACCGCCGGGTGCGGTCGGTCGGCGAACTGATGGAGAACCAGTATCGCGTCGGCCTGCTGCGCATGGAGCGCGCCATCAAGGAGCGGATGTCCTCGGTCGAGATCGACACGGTGATGCCGCAGGACCTGATCAACGCCAAGCCGGCGGCGGCCGCGGTGCGCGAATTCTTCGGCTCGTCGCAGCTGTCGCAGTTCATGGACCAGACCAACCCGCTGTCGGAAGTCACGCACAAGCGGCGCCTGTCGGCGCTTGGGCCGGGCGGCCTGACCCGCGAACGCGCGGGGTTCGAGGTGCGCGACGTGCACCCCACCCACTATGGCCGCATGTGCCCGATCGAGACGCCGGAAGGCCCGAATATCGGTCTCATCAACTCGCTGGCCACGTTTGCCCGCGTGAACAAGTACGGCTTTATCGAAACGCCGTATCGCGTGGTCAAGGAAGGCCAGGTCACGGACGAAGTGCACTACATGTCCGCGACCGAGGAAATGCGCCACACGGTGGCGCAGGCCAACGCCACGCTGGACGAGGCGGGCAAGTTCGTGAATGACCTGGTGTCGACCCGCCAGGCCGGCGACTACACCCTGGCGCCGCGCGAAAACGTCGACCTGATCGACGTGTCGCCGAAACAGCTGGTTTCGGTGGCGGCTTCGCTGATTCCGTTCCTGGAAAACGACGACGCCAACCGCGCCTTGATGGGCTCGAACATGCAGCGTCAGGCCGTGCCGACGCTGCGCTCCGAGGCGCCGCTGATCGGCACCGGCATCGAAGAGATCGTGGCGCGCGACTCCGGCGCTGCGGTGCTGGCCAACCGCGCCGGCATCATCGACCAGGTCGACGCCCAGCGGATCGTGATCCGGGCGACGGAGGATCTCGATCCCGGCGATCCGGGCGTCGATATCTACCGGATGCGCAAGTTCCAGCGATCCAACCAGAACACCTGCATCAACCAGAACCCGCTGGTGAAGGTGGGTCAGATGGTCGAGAAGGGCGAGGTCATCGCAGATGGCCCGTCGACGGATATGGGGGAACTGGCGCTCGGCAAGAACGTGGTCGTCGCGTTCATGCCGTGGAACGGCTACAACTACGAGGACTCGATCCTGATCTCGGAACGCATCGCCCGCGATGACGTTTTCACGAGCATTCACATCGAGGAATTCGAAGTGGCCGCCCGCGACACCAAGCTGGGGCCGGAAGAGATCACCCGCGACATCCCGAACGTCGGCGAGGAAGCGCTGCGCAACCTCGACGAGGCGGGCATCGTCTATATCGGCGCCGACGTGCAGCCGGGCGACATCCTGGTGGGCAAGATCACCCCCAAGGGCGAAAGCCCGATGACGCCGGAAGAAAAGCTGCTGCGCGCGATCTTCGGCGAAAAGGCCAGCGATGTGCGCGACACTTCGCTGCGCGTCAAGCCGGGCGATTACGGTACGGTGGTCGAGGTGCGCGTGTTCAACCGCCACGGTGTGGACAAGGACGAACGCGCCCTGCAGATCGAGCGCGAAGAGGTCGAAAGCCTGGCGCGTGACCGCGACGACGAGCTGGCGATCCTGGACCGCAACATCTATGCGCGTCTGAATTCGATGATCATGGGCAAGGTGGCCGTGAAGGGCCCCAAGGGCATCAAGCCGAATTCCGAGATCACCGAAGAACTGCTGCAATCGCTGACCCGCGGTCAGTGGTGGCAACTGGCACTGGAAGACGAGCAGGACGCCAAGAACGTCGAAGCGCTGCACGACCAGTACGAGGCGCAGAAGCGTGCGCTGGATGCGCGGTTCGAGGACAAGGTCGAAAAGGTCCGCCGTGGCGACGATCTGCCCCCGGGTGTCATGAAGATGGTCAAGGTCTTCATCGCGGTGAAGCGCAAGCTGCAGCCGGGTGACAAGATGGCCGGCCGTCACGGCAACAAGGGCGTGATTTCCAAGGTGGTGCCGATGGAGGACATGCCGTTCCTCGCGGATGGCACGCCGGTCGATTTCTGCCTCAACCCGCTGGGCGTGCCGTCGCGCATGAACGTCGGCCAGATCCTTGAAACCCACATGGGCTGGGCCGCGCGCGGCCTGGGTCTGAAGATCGACGAGGCGCTGAGCGAGTACCGCCGGTCGGGTGACCTGACCCCGGTGCGCGAGGCGATGAAGATCGCCTATGGCGACGAGGTCTACGAGGAAGGCATCAAGGGCATGTCCGAGGACCAGCTGGTCGAGGCGGCCGGCAACGTGGTCAACGGCGTGCCGATCGCGACGCCGGTCTTCGACGGCGCCAAGGAGGCCGATGTCAATGACGCGCTGACCCGCGCGGGCTTTGACACGTCGGGCCAGTCGATCCTGTTTGACGGCCGCACCGGCGAGCAATTCTCGCGCCCCGTGACCGTGGGTGTGAAATACCTGCTCAAGCTGCACCACCTGGTGGACGACAAGATCCACGCGCGGTCGACCGGGCCCTACAGCCTGGTGACGCAGCAGCCGCTGGGCGGCAAGGCGCAGTTCGGCGGTCAGCGCTTCGGCGAGATGGAGGTCTGGGCGCTGGAAGCCTACGGCGCCGCCTACACCCTGCAGGAAATGCTGACGGTGAAGTCGGACGACGTGGCGGGCCGGACCAAGGTCTACGAGTCGATCGTCAAGGGCGAGGACAATTTCGAGGCCGGGGTGCCGGAATCGTTCAACGTTCTCGTCAAGGAGGTCCGGGGTCTGGGCCTCAACATGGAACTCCTGGATGCGGAGGAGGATGAGTGA
- the nusG gene encoding transcription termination/antitermination protein NusG, which translates to MAKRWYSVSVLSNFEKKIAEQIRQAVEEQGLQDQIDEVLVPTEEVIEVRRGKKVTTERRFMPGYVLVHMEMSDQGYHLVNSINRVTGFLGPQGRPMPMRDAEVEAILGRVQEGEEAPRMEIRFEVGEKVKVTDGPFEGFDGMVEGVDDASQRLRVSVSIFGRETPVELEYTQVSKEI; encoded by the coding sequence ATGGCAAAGCGCTGGTATTCGGTGAGCGTGCTTTCGAACTTCGAAAAGAAGATCGCGGAGCAGATCCGGCAGGCGGTGGAAGAGCAGGGCTTGCAGGACCAGATCGACGAGGTCCTGGTGCCGACCGAGGAAGTCATCGAGGTGCGTCGCGGCAAGAAGGTCACGACCGAGCGCCGCTTCATGCCCGGCTATGTTCTGGTGCACATGGAGATGTCCGACCAGGGCTATCACCTGGTGAATTCGATCAACCGGGTCACCGGGTTCCTGGGGCCGCAGGGCCGCCCGATGCCGATGCGCGATGCCGAGGTCGAGGCGATCCTGGGCCGGGTTCAGGAAGGCGAAGAAGCGCCGCGCATGGAGATCCGCTTCGAGGTCGGCGAAAAGGTCAAGGTCACCGATGGCCCGTTCGAGGGTTTCGACGGCATGGTCGAAGGCGTCGACGATGCCAGCCAGCGCCTGCGCGTCAGCGTGTCGATCTTCGGCCGCGAAACGCCGGTGGAACTGGAATACACGCAGGTGTCCAAGGAAATCTGA
- the rplK gene encoding 50S ribosomal protein L11, translating to MAKKLAGKMKLQIPAGKANPSPPVGPALGQRGINIMEFCKAFNAKTQDMEPGAPCPTVITYYQDKSFTMDIKTPPASYYLKKAAGLKPVGKRNRPKGAVLPGRETAGTVTIKQVREIAEAKMKDLSANDVEAAMQIILGSAKSMGIEVK from the coding sequence ATGGCCAAGAAGCTTGCCGGCAAGATGAAGCTGCAGATCCCTGCAGGTAAAGCCAACCCGTCGCCGCCCGTGGGCCCCGCCCTGGGTCAGCGCGGCATCAACATCATGGAATTCTGCAAGGCGTTCAACGCCAAGACGCAGGACATGGAGCCCGGCGCGCCGTGCCCGACCGTGATCACCTACTACCAGGACAAGTCCTTTACCATGGACATCAAGACGCCGCCGGCGTCGTACTACCTGAAGAAGGCCGCAGGTCTGAAGCCGGTGGGCAAGCGCAACCGTCCCAAGGGCGCCGTGCTGCCGGGCCGTGAAACCGCGGGCACCGTGACGATCAAGCAGGTGCGCGAGATCGCCGAAGCGAAGATGAAGGACCTCTCGGCCAATGACGTCGAGGCGGCCATGCAGATCATCCTTGGCTCGGCCAAGTCCATGGGCATCGAGGTGAAGTAA
- the secE gene encoding preprotein translocase subunit SecE: MATTNPLQFIQQVRAEVSKIVWPTRREVVLTTVMVFIMATLTAIFFALVDLLIRSGLQGLLTMFG; this comes from the coding sequence ATGGCAACCACCAATCCCCTTCAGTTCATCCAGCAGGTTCGCGCCGAGGTTTCCAAGATCGTCTGGCCGACCCGCCGCGAGGTGGTGCTGACCACGGTCATGGTGTTCATCATGGCGACACTGACGGCGATCTTCTTTGCCCTGGTCGATCTGCTGATCCGCTCGGGGCTGCAGGGCCTGCTGACGATGTTCGGCTGA
- the rplJ gene encoding 50S ribosomal protein L10, translated as MDRAQKEKVVEELGQIFESSGVVVVSRYEGLTVAEMQDLRGRARANNTSVRVAKNRLAKIALEGKECASIAKFLEGMTVLTFSEDPVAAAKVVEDFAKDNKKFEVLGGAMGGTFLDRAGVEAVSKMPSREELIASIVGCIGAPASNIAGAIGAPASNIASILSTIEEKAA; from the coding sequence GTGGATAGAGCCCAGAAAGAGAAAGTGGTCGAGGAACTCGGCCAGATCTTCGAAAGCTCTGGCGTCGTGGTGGTTTCCCGCTACGAAGGTCTCACGGTTGCCGAGATGCAGGACCTGCGTGGGCGCGCCCGCGCCAACAACACGTCGGTTCGCGTCGCCAAGAACAGGCTCGCCAAGATCGCGCTCGAGGGCAAGGAATGCGCCAGCATCGCCAAGTTCCTCGAGGGCATGACCGTTCTCACCTTCTCCGAAGACCCGGTGGCCGCGGCCAAGGTCGTCGAAGACTTCGCCAAGGACAACAAGAAGTTCGAAGTCCTGGGCGGGGCGATGGGTGGAACGTTCCTGGATCGGGCCGGTGTCGAGGCCGTGTCGAAAATGCCGTCGCGCGAGGAGCTCATCGCTTCGATCGTCGGCTGCATCGGCGCACCCGCTTCGAACATCGCCGGTGCGATTGGCGCCCCTGCTTCGAATATCGCCTCCATCCTGTCGACCATCGAGGAAAAGGCGGCGTAA
- the rplA gene encoding 50S ribosomal protein L1, translating into MAKLGKRTRAAREAFAGKENISVEEAVALIKANANAKFDETVEIAMNLGVDPRHADQMVRGVVGLPNGTGKTVRVAVFARGAKAEEAQAAGADIVGAEDLMEIVQGGKIEFDRCIATPDMMPIVGRLGKVLGPRNLMPNPKVGTVTMDVKEAVEAAKGGQVQFKAEKAGVVHAGVGKASFDEAKLVENIRAFVSAVSAAKPSGAKGTYMKKIALSSSMGPGVSISVESATGNA; encoded by the coding sequence ATGGCAAAGCTCGGAAAACGTACCCGCGCCGCGCGCGAAGCCTTCGCCGGCAAGGAAAACATCAGTGTCGAAGAGGCCGTGGCCCTGATCAAGGCAAACGCCAACGCCAAGTTCGACGAGACCGTCGAAATCGCGATGAACCTGGGCGTCGATCCGCGCCACGCCGACCAGATGGTTCGCGGCGTGGTCGGCCTGCCCAACGGCACTGGCAAGACGGTGCGCGTGGCGGTCTTTGCCCGCGGCGCCAAGGCCGAAGAAGCTCAGGCCGCAGGGGCCGACATTGTCGGTGCCGAAGACCTGATGGAGATCGTGCAAGGCGGCAAGATCGAGTTCGATCGCTGCATCGCGACCCCCGACATGATGCCGATCGTCGGCCGCCTGGGCAAGGTTCTGGGGCCGCGCAACCTGATGCCGAACCCCAAGGTCGGCACGGTGACGATGGACGTCAAGGAAGCCGTCGAGGCGGCCAAAGGCGGCCAGGTGCAGTTCAAGGCCGAAAAGGCAGGCGTGGTCCATGCCGGTGTCGGCAAGGCGTCGTTCGACGAGGCAAAGCTGGTGGAAAACATCCGCGCCTTCGTTTCGGCGGTGTCGGCGGCCAAGCCTTCGGGCGCCAAGGGCACCTACATGAAGAAAATCGCGCTCAGCTCGTCGATGGGCCCGGGCGTGTCGATCTCGGTCGAAAGCGCAACCGGCAACGCCTGA
- the rplL gene encoding 50S ribosomal protein L7/L12 encodes MADLKALAEQIVNLTLLEAQELKTILKDEYGIEPAAGGAVMMAGPAGGDAGGAAEEEKTEFDVILKSAGDKKINVIKEVRGITGLGLKEAKDLVEAGGKAVKEGVSKDEAEEIKKKLEEAGAEVELK; translated from the coding sequence ATGGCTGATCTGAAAGCACTTGCCGAGCAAATCGTCAACCTGACGCTGCTTGAAGCACAAGAACTGAAAACCATCCTCAAGGACGAATACGGCATCGAACCCGCCGCTGGTGGCGCGGTGATGATGGCCGGCCCCGCAGGCGGTGACGCCGGCGGCGCAGCCGAAGAGGAAAAGACCGAATTCGACGTGATCCTCAAGTCGGCTGGCGACAAGAAGATCAACGTGATCAAGGAAGTCCGCGGCATCACCGGCCTGGGCCTGAAAGAAGCCAAGGACCTCGTCGAGGCCGGCGGCAAGGCCGTGAAGGAAGGCGTCTCGAAGGACGAGGCCGAGGAAATCAAGAAGAAGCTCGAAGAGGCAGGCGCCGAAGTCGAGCTCAAGTAA